The Bdellovibrionales bacterium genome includes a region encoding these proteins:
- a CDS encoding endonuclease, whose translation MLRSEILKLLSFSLLIALQAQSAPVFDNPNAYYGQDFYNELAQGKLKNQDLKDKLNAILKKVHIGHPDDYDEISESCPSKSKCTQFRKFSYNEARQFLFGQLHLEVSPKGGYQLRTIYCEETLDSTSFGRNGGPGPGRIPDSSLVNTEHAWPQSKFNRAEPINTQQTDLHILYPVLTHVNTIRGNHPYGEVQDPLPSPCPDIK comes from the coding sequence ATGTTGAGATCAGAAATTCTAAAGTTACTGAGTTTTAGTTTACTTATTGCTCTGCAAGCTCAAAGTGCCCCCGTTTTCGACAATCCTAACGCCTATTACGGTCAGGATTTCTACAACGAACTCGCCCAAGGAAAACTCAAAAATCAAGATTTAAAGGATAAGCTCAATGCCATTCTTAAAAAAGTTCATATTGGACATCCAGATGACTACGATGAAATTTCCGAAAGCTGTCCCAGTAAATCAAAATGCACTCAATTTAGAAAATTCTCGTATAACGAAGCCAGGCAATTTTTGTTTGGGCAGCTCCACCTAGAAGTCAGTCCTAAGGGTGGCTATCAGCTTCGTACGATCTATTGCGAAGAAACTCTTGATTCTACTAGCTTTGGTAGGAATGGTGGCCCGGGTCCTGGTCGCATTCCCGATTCCTCTTTGGTCAATACTGAACACGCCTGGCCTCAAAGCAAATTCAATCGAGCGGAACCCATTAATACCCAACAGACAGATCTCCACATTCTTTATCCAGTCCTCACTCATGTGAACACGATTCGCGGAAATCACCCCTATGGCGAAGTTCAAGATCCCCTTCCTTCCCCATGCCCAGATATTAAG
- a CDS encoding MFS transporter produces the protein MNQQLRQNVSSSYGDALFQSLMVGSGETYLAAFVLALGYSDLSAGWVTSLPLLAGGLLQMVSPVMMRRMKSMKQWVVLTSFAQAVVLFILSLQAYFEILSLNLIFLLASLYWATGMANGPAWNAWMGTIIPVKIRTPFFATRNVISQGAVLAGILLGGWWLGISKSQQIPVNSSFFFLFFVAGIFRIISAYHLTNQSGGRFLNEVPQSLQYRSTIQQIRGQVTGKLLLFMFVLGIGVHVGAVFFNPLMLKGLGMSYGKYMSMLSTSIVARVFTLFFLRRYLGKWKPERVLFVAVLGVIPLPMLWNVSHDFSYLLCLQVLSGAAWGTYELVTFLLLFNGIRSQDKTPVLTLFNLMQTISILIGSASGGWYLFHNGQSLAAYESLFNWSTALRLCSLFFFPGILLSQISVRQWLFTRPLAVRPSVGAMERPVVASIDTSDSNTDFAKNK, from the coding sequence TTGAATCAACAGCTTCGGCAAAATGTCAGCTCAAGTTATGGCGATGCTCTTTTTCAAAGTCTAATGGTTGGGTCGGGAGAAACCTATTTGGCAGCCTTCGTCCTGGCATTGGGATACTCCGATCTATCGGCCGGTTGGGTCACTTCCCTTCCCTTGCTTGCAGGAGGCCTTCTGCAGATGGTTTCACCCGTGATGATGAGAAGAATGAAATCCATGAAACAGTGGGTCGTGCTCACATCCTTCGCACAGGCCGTTGTTCTGTTCATACTTTCCCTGCAAGCGTATTTTGAGATTCTCTCTCTGAACCTCATCTTTCTTCTTGCCTCTCTCTATTGGGCAACGGGTATGGCTAACGGACCCGCGTGGAATGCCTGGATGGGAACAATCATTCCTGTTAAAATTCGGACGCCATTTTTTGCAACTCGCAACGTGATCAGCCAGGGAGCGGTGTTGGCGGGAATTCTTCTCGGAGGATGGTGGCTTGGTATTTCAAAATCACAACAGATCCCGGTGAACTCAAGTTTCTTTTTTCTCTTTTTTGTGGCTGGAATTTTTCGAATCATCTCTGCTTATCACCTCACCAACCAGTCGGGAGGAAGATTTCTAAATGAAGTCCCGCAATCACTTCAATACCGATCCACGATTCAGCAAATACGTGGACAAGTAACCGGAAAACTTCTGTTATTTATGTTTGTTCTTGGAATCGGCGTTCATGTGGGAGCCGTTTTTTTTAATCCCCTCATGTTGAAGGGACTTGGCATGAGCTACGGAAAATACATGAGTATGCTCAGCACCTCCATCGTAGCCAGAGTGTTCACTCTCTTTTTCTTAAGGCGCTATCTTGGAAAATGGAAGCCTGAGCGAGTCTTATTTGTTGCGGTTCTGGGCGTTATACCTCTCCCGATGCTCTGGAATGTCTCCCACGACTTTAGCTATTTGCTTTGCTTGCAGGTGCTGAGTGGCGCCGCTTGGGGCACCTATGAGCTTGTCACGTTTCTGCTGCTCTTTAATGGAATCCGTTCTCAGGACAAGACTCCCGTTCTCACACTGTTCAATCTCATGCAAACTATTTCCATTTTGATTGGATCCGCAAGTGGAGGCTGGTACCTTTTCCATAACGGACAAAGCCTTGCCGCCTACGAAAGTCTTTTCAACTGGTCAACCGCCTTACGTCTTTGTTCTCTCTTCTTTTTTCCCGGAATACTTCTCTCACAAATCTCTGTGCGCCAATGGTTATTCACTCGCCCCCTCGCGGTCCGACCCAGTGTTGGAGCAATGGAACGCCCTGTGGTAGCCTCCATCGACACTTCTGACTCAAACACGGACTTCGCTAAAAACAAATAG
- a CDS encoding DEAD/DEAH box helicase produces MSNILFSDLKLIPQIQLAIKEAGYKIPTPIQQLAIPLILEGHDLLGIAQTGTGKTAAFCLPILNHLFSRQVRPVPRSPRVLILTPTRELASQIQKNLVTYGKHLRQKYTAIFGGVGQGNQVRALSLGVDVLVATPGRLLDLIDQRHLRLDRIEIFVLDEADRMLDMGFLKDVKKIIPLLPAQRHNLFFSATMPTEIQSLAQSILRNPQKVEVTPPATTVERIKQSVMFVEKKDKPNLLVHVLKGNDLHKVLVFVAMKHVADRVSEKLQTNGISAAAIHGNKSQNARQRALGDFDRDQLRVLVATDIASRGIDVEGITHVINYELPIVPEDYVHRIGRTARAGTDGDAISFCTAEEKSFLFAIEKKTSHQIDIVIDQPYHSEEAFQARIMSPGKAKALIESRREGRKPRFSQSGRKSRGRRRNP; encoded by the coding sequence ATGTCAAACATTCTGTTTTCAGATCTTAAACTTATTCCTCAGATTCAGCTTGCTATCAAAGAAGCCGGATACAAAATTCCAACGCCAATTCAGCAGCTTGCAATCCCTTTGATTCTTGAGGGTCATGACCTTTTGGGAATTGCCCAAACAGGGACGGGCAAAACGGCGGCCTTTTGCCTTCCGATTCTCAACCACCTTTTCAGTCGACAGGTTCGCCCTGTTCCGCGTAGCCCCCGCGTTTTAATTCTGACTCCAACTCGAGAACTGGCAAGCCAAATTCAAAAGAACCTCGTCACCTACGGAAAACATCTGCGACAAAAATACACTGCCATCTTTGGCGGCGTCGGACAGGGAAACCAAGTTCGAGCTCTCTCTCTGGGTGTCGACGTTCTCGTTGCGACTCCTGGACGACTTCTCGATCTTATTGACCAGAGGCATCTTCGCCTGGACCGCATCGAAATATTTGTGCTCGATGAAGCCGATCGCATGCTGGACATGGGTTTTTTAAAGGACGTCAAGAAAATCATTCCTCTGCTTCCAGCCCAGAGGCATAATTTGTTTTTTTCGGCTACGATGCCAACTGAAATTCAAAGTCTTGCCCAGTCCATTTTGCGGAATCCCCAAAAGGTGGAAGTCACGCCTCCTGCCACAACGGTTGAGCGGATCAAACAATCCGTCATGTTCGTTGAGAAAAAGGATAAGCCAAATCTTTTGGTACATGTCCTAAAAGGCAACGACCTTCATAAAGTCCTGGTTTTTGTTGCAATGAAACATGTCGCGGACAGAGTCTCTGAAAAACTTCAAACGAATGGGATTTCAGCGGCCGCGATTCACGGCAACAAATCACAGAACGCACGCCAGCGAGCTCTTGGAGACTTTGACCGTGATCAGCTCCGCGTTCTTGTGGCAACAGATATCGCCTCCCGTGGGATCGATGTCGAAGGCATTACTCATGTCATCAATTATGAATTGCCCATTGTTCCTGAAGACTATGTACATCGAATCGGACGCACGGCCAGAGCAGGAACAGACGGTGACGCTATTTCTTTTTGTACGGCAGAGGAGAAGTCATTTCTCTTTGCTATCGAGAAGAAAACATCCCATCAAATAGATATCGTAATTGATCAACCATACCACTCAGAAGAAGCCTTCCAGGCTCGCATCATGAGTCCAGGAAAAGCAAAGGCCCTCATCGAAAGCCGACGTGAGGGCAGAAAACCTCGCTTTTCTCAGAGCGGTCGCAAATCCCGTGGGCGAAGAAGAAATCCTTAA